The nucleotide sequence AAGACCTTTACCGCTATATTGCCAGCCACACACAACATATTGGTGAAAGTGCATCTGATATTTTACGGCGAATGTTGAAATTTAACGCCGAGCAGCCAGTACAAAATGTGCAGCCTCTCAGTGCTGTGGAGAAAGCGCCGGTAGCCCGCCAGCGTGATTCTGTCCGTGTGATACGTGAATTGTTACTTTCAGATGACTATTCTGATAAGAAAAAATCTGTTGAGCGTTTTATGTTGATCTTATCTACGTTATACAGCCTGAACAGTGAAAGTTTTTCCCAGACGACTGATACCATGCATGGTCGTACCCGTGTTTATTTTGCTGGTGATGGACAGACATTGCTCGCCAGTGGTAAACAAACTAAACCTCGCCACATTCCGGGCACACCTTTTTGGGTCATTACTAACACCAATACTGATCGTAAGCGTAATATGGTTGAGCAAATTATGCAGGACATGAAATTCTCAGCCAATTTTATCGACAAGGTGTGTGGCACAATTTAACTGATTAAGGCTGTGCTGACGGATAAAGTTCAGTGCAGCTCTTGTCCAGGGGAGATTTAAAGTGGTAAATCATCCGCGCGCGGGGCAGATTGCCCGCCAAAGTGATCTGATAAATGTAGCGCAGCTTACATCACAGTATTACACCTTGCATCCTCAGCCGGAAAACTCAGAGCATAAGGTTAAATTTGGTACATCCGGTCATCGTGGCAGTTCTCAGCGTCACAGTTTTAATGAGGCGCATATTCTGGCAATTACTCAGGCTGTTGCGGAAGTTCGCAAGCAACGGGGAATCAATGGCCCTTGTTATGTGGGTAAAGATACCCATGCTTTATCAGAAGCGGCATTTATTTCCGTATTGGAAGTCTTAACGGCTAACAGCGTGAATGTGATTGTGCAGGAAAATAATGGATTTACGCCAACACCTGCGATTTCTCATGCCATCCTCTGTTATAACCGCTTGGGGAAAGCATTAGCTGATGGAATTGTTATTACCCCTTCCCATAATCCTCCTGAAGATGGGGGGATTAAATATAATCCACCTGATGGT is from Photorhabdus laumondii subsp. laumondii and encodes:
- the seqA gene encoding replication initiation negative regulator SeqA, with the translated sequence MKTIEVDEDLYRYIASHTQHIGESASDILRRMLKFNAEQPVQNVQPLSAVEKAPVARQRDSVRVIRELLLSDDYSDKKKSVERFMLILSTLYSLNSESFSQTTDTMHGRTRVYFAGDGQTLLASGKQTKPRHIPGTPFWVITNTNTDRKRNMVEQIMQDMKFSANFIDKVCGTI